From one Culex quinquefasciatus strain JHB chromosome 3, VPISU_Cqui_1.0_pri_paternal, whole genome shotgun sequence genomic stretch:
- the LOC6048010 gene encoding uncharacterized protein LOC6048010 — translation MKNLSSTCVYCIALIAIGHWIELRAAEELDQGVQSVVNQEDSTGVPDDGGGSKSVVLSRKRRFLQFPEGSSFQVVYDQTIPIIGSTLLFTVGVTCALAWQLPSISLLEIFKMLQNDPTLALGRRRDENVTGTILIDTNSTKSHFDMDNKHSYYYTANSPGAYPVGSTGTKNMLSYYQQPGLSNRVNYYTSSSGPTWPPNTATGGPDFGKMPPNFLSPYNWTRNDWSNVVNRYLQTWVRNHPPNFQFGRRRFYPVFGKRSIDAHTHPEDKFFLNHHRSTRHDLYQKIEKFLEAQGKHGHHCVLRALCESGQRRDANEPESFLREILKAVFSLPSTHETPEHHVHRRYDEAHTHVGDCAERYSFCADSIWSDNFIF, via the exons ATGAAGAATCTATCGAGTACGTGTGTCTATTGCATTGCGTTGATCGCAATTGGACATTGGATTGAACTTAGGGCAGCGGAAGAACTTGATCAAGGAGTGCAAAGTGTAGTGAACCAAGAAGACTCCACGGGAGTTCCGGACGATGGAGGAGGAAGCAAAAGTGTAGTTCTTTCCCGAAAAAGACGTTTCCTACAGTTTCCGGAAGGAAGTTCCTTTCAAGTTG TGTACGATCAAACCATCCCGATCATCGGCAGCACTCTGCTGTTCACGGTGGGTGTCACGTGTGCGTTGGCGTGGCAACTGCCCAGCATTTCCCTGCTAGAGATCTTCAAGATGCTCCAAAATGATCCCACGTTAGCGTTAGGACGTCGAAGGGACGAAAACGTCACTGGGACCATCCTGATTGATACCAACTCCACCAAGAGTCACTTTGACATGGACAACAAACACTCGTACTACTACACCGCCAACAGTCCCGGAGCGTACCCGGTCGGATCGACGGGGACGAAAAACATGTTGAGCTATTACCAACAGCCAGGTCTGTCCAATCGAGTTAATTACTACACGAGTAGCAGTGGTCCTACGTGGCCACCGAATACCGCCACCGGTGGGCCAGACTTTGGAAAAATGCCGCCCAATTTTTTGTCACCCTACAACTGGACCAGAAACGATTGGAGCAACGTCGTGAACAG ATACCTTCAAACCTGGGTGCGGAACCATCCGCCCAACTTCCAGTTCGGCCGGCGGCGGTTCTATCCGGTGTTTGGCAAGCGCAGCATCGACGCACACACCCACCCGGAGGACAAGTTCTTCCTGAACCATCACCGTTCGACGCGGCACGATCTGTACCAGAAGATTGAGAAGTTCCTGGAAGC TCAGGGCAAACATGGCCACCATTGTGTACTTCGGGCCCTGTGTGAAAGTGGCCAACGAAGGGACGCCAACGAGCCGGAATCCTTTCTACGAGAAATATTGAAGGCCGTTTTTAG TTTGCCCAGCACGCACGAGACCCCAGAGCATCACGTTCACCGCAGGTACGACGAGGCCCATACCCACGTGGGCGACTGCGCCGAGCGGTACTCGTTCTGCGCGGACAGCATTTGGTCGGACAACTTCATCTTCTAG